The Azotosporobacter soli genome contains a region encoding:
- a CDS encoding LacI family DNA-binding transcriptional regulator has product MKMEDIARLAGVSKATVSRVINSPEQVSPQLVSRVEQVLKETGYAPNLLARELVTKQTHLIGVVVPQIGIDTFAEMIEGITHVLNQNGYNLLLATSRDQPEEELRYFDVFRKKQVDGIISFPTLLLERHQTFFARSGLPLVLVSQLDPGGTVPSVLYDDFNGTRDMVEYLLALGHRRIAYLGVGQHNKVIDQARREGYLAALSRHGVAPEERLMTQGDFSLQYGYRAMQTVWQSEGEKPTAVFAATDRLALAAIQYLREQGCSVPEDVSVAGLDDMDIAATVHPSLTTVHYDYYNSGVQAAELLLLRMRRPQERLENIMIGYQRKERGSTCAVKK; this is encoded by the coding sequence ATGAAAATGGAAGATATTGCACGGCTGGCTGGCGTATCCAAAGCGACCGTCTCCAGGGTCATCAACAGCCCGGAACAGGTCAGTCCGCAGTTGGTTTCCCGGGTGGAGCAAGTTCTGAAAGAGACGGGCTATGCGCCGAACTTATTGGCGCGTGAGTTGGTGACGAAGCAAACGCATCTGATCGGCGTTGTCGTGCCGCAGATCGGCATCGATACCTTTGCCGAAATGATTGAAGGCATCACGCATGTCCTGAATCAAAACGGCTACAATCTGCTCTTGGCGACGTCGCGTGACCAACCGGAGGAAGAGTTGCGTTATTTTGACGTTTTTCGCAAGAAACAGGTCGACGGCATCATCTCCTTTCCGACGCTCTTGTTAGAACGCCATCAGACTTTTTTTGCTCGCAGCGGTTTGCCGCTGGTGCTGGTCAGTCAACTTGATCCGGGCGGGACTGTGCCGTCGGTATTATATGATGATTTTAATGGGACGCGCGATATGGTAGAATATTTATTAGCGCTCGGACATCGTCGAATCGCCTATCTGGGCGTCGGTCAACATAACAAGGTCATCGACCAGGCACGGCGTGAAGGCTATCTCGCGGCTTTGAGCCGCCATGGGGTTGCGCCGGAGGAACGTTTGATGACGCAGGGTGACTTTTCGTTGCAATACGGCTACCGCGCGATGCAAACGGTTTGGCAAAGCGAGGGTGAAAAACCGACGGCTGTCTTTGCCGCGACCGACCGCTTGGCGCTGGCTGCGATTCAATATCTGCGCGAGCAGGGTTGCTCGGTGCCGGAGGATGTTTCGGTGGCAGGCCTTGACGACATGGATATTGCGGCGACCGTGCACCCGTCGCTGACGACGGTTCACTATGATTATTACAATTCCGGCGTTCAAGCTGCGGAACTGCTGCTGCTAAGGATGCGGCGGCCGCAGGAGCGGCTGGAGAATATCATGATCGGTTATCAGCGCAAAGAGCGGGGCAGTACCTGTGCAGTGAAAAAATAA
- a CDS encoding ATP-binding protein — protein MKLRRHILKYLLLLVLITAALNVGINYYLGEKSVERFAGGFQEVYLKAVVENTLDYYRQHLSLVGIEDRDVRPKEVTVELPRRGATALTREATSYMTIQGDSSWLIWLEDAQGKILIGKPEKYERPQDLEPLLVQGQTVGRVGLVSRENSVLELARHLLMPLILRNLWSVLAATLAAFLIAFLFSNSLLTRIQVLADAARRIAGGELEHRVYMKNNDELADLASDFNRMAAHLQEDKQLRQQLQADVVHELRTPLAVCQAVLDSLENGVVAWDSKTLASLQEETGRMSRLVTDLHELSRAENRQLSIHKEIFALGDLLERLTESFAEVARQKEIHFAVEAPQDAKEALLYADMDRLMQIFTNLLHNAARYTPAGGSIDVTARLAAGATLAVTVADSGCGIAADVLPHVFDRFFRGDESRTRHTGGSGLGLAIAKEYALLHGGDITVDSLPGKGTSFSVTLPIEELELTSTKE, from the coding sequence ATGAAACTGCGCCGCCACATTTTAAAGTATTTATTGCTGCTGGTCTTAATTACCGCTGCGTTGAATGTCGGCATCAATTACTATCTGGGAGAGAAATCGGTCGAACGGTTCGCAGGCGGATTTCAGGAAGTCTATCTGAAGGCGGTTGTCGAAAACACGCTGGATTATTACCGGCAGCATCTTTCGCTGGTTGGCATCGAAGACCGTGATGTCCGGCCCAAGGAAGTGACGGTCGAATTGCCGCGCCGCGGAGCGACCGCTCTTACCCGGGAAGCGACCAGTTACATGACGATTCAGGGCGACAGTTCTTGGCTGATCTGGCTGGAAGATGCGCAAGGAAAAATCTTGATCGGCAAACCGGAAAAATATGAGCGGCCGCAGGACTTGGAACCTTTGCTGGTCCAGGGGCAGACAGTCGGCAGAGTCGGTCTCGTATCGCGCGAGAACAGCGTACTCGAATTGGCGCGTCATCTTTTGATGCCGCTGATTTTACGCAATCTGTGGTCTGTCCTGGCGGCTACCTTGGCGGCATTTTTGATTGCCTTTCTCTTTTCCAACTCCCTGCTGACGCGCATCCAGGTTCTGGCTGATGCGGCGCGGCGCATTGCCGGAGGCGAGCTGGAACATCGGGTCTATATGAAAAATAACGATGAATTGGCGGACTTGGCGTCCGACTTTAACCGGATGGCGGCTCATCTGCAGGAGGACAAACAACTTAGGCAGCAGTTGCAGGCCGACGTGGTGCATGAACTCAGAACACCTCTGGCGGTATGCCAGGCGGTGCTGGATTCGTTGGAAAACGGCGTTGTAGCCTGGGACAGCAAGACGCTGGCCTCGCTGCAGGAAGAAACCGGACGGATGAGTCGTCTGGTGACGGACTTGCATGAACTGAGCCGGGCGGAGAACAGGCAGCTTTCGATCCATAAGGAAATCTTCGCTCTCGGAGATTTGTTGGAGCGTTTGACGGAATCGTTCGCGGAAGTTGCGCGGCAAAAGGAGATTCATTTTGCGGTGGAAGCGCCGCAGGATGCAAAGGAAGCGCTGCTCTATGCGGATATGGACCGACTGATGCAAATCTTCACGAACCTGCTGCATAATGCGGCCCGTTATACGCCAGCCGGCGGCTCAATTGACGTGACGGCGCGTCTCGCCGCTGGTGCGACGCTTGCGGTGACGGTGGCGGACAGCGGCTGCGGCATCGCGGCCGATGTCCTGCCGCATGTCTTCGATCGCTTTTTCCGCGGCGACGAAAGCCGGACGCGCCATACCGGCGGTTCAGGCCTTGGTCTTGCGATCGCCAAAGAATATGCGCTTCTGCATGGCGGCGATATTACAGTCGACAGTCTGCCGGGCAAAGGAACTTCGTTTAGCGTTACATTGCCGATTGAAGAACTGGAACTGACTTCTACAAAAGAATAA
- a CDS encoding response regulator transcription factor: MNKIVVVEDEDKLRENVEQFLSKEGFEVRGVGDGLAAVRVIREMKPDLVILDVMLPGLTGIQVCQLLRQESDLPILIVSALGGEEEVLKGLEEGADDYVVKPFRMRELVARVKAILRRRGAAAVPLRVVVQGELSINLDTIQVVCRGNEVALTPTEFKLLTMLAQQPGRAFTRLQLLEGAVGEAYENYERTVDTHIFNLRKKIELQAGKPQYIQTVFGIGYRFGEQT, encoded by the coding sequence ATGAATAAGATTGTCGTCGTGGAAGATGAAGATAAATTACGTGAGAATGTCGAACAGTTCTTAAGCAAGGAAGGGTTTGAGGTGCGCGGCGTCGGGGACGGGCTTGCTGCGGTCAGAGTCATCCGTGAGATGAAGCCGGATCTGGTGATCCTTGATGTGATGCTGCCCGGTTTGACAGGCATTCAAGTTTGTCAGCTATTGAGACAGGAAAGCGATCTGCCGATCCTGATCGTCAGTGCGCTGGGCGGCGAAGAAGAAGTGCTGAAGGGCTTGGAAGAAGGGGCCGATGATTACGTCGTCAAGCCGTTTCGCATGCGCGAACTGGTCGCGCGCGTGAAGGCGATCCTGCGAAGACGCGGCGCAGCGGCGGTTCCGCTCCGCGTCGTCGTGCAAGGCGAACTGTCGATTAATTTGGATACGATACAGGTCGTGTGTCGCGGCAATGAAGTCGCGCTGACGCCGACAGAGTTTAAATTGCTGACGATGCTTGCGCAGCAACCGGGGCGCGCCTTTACCCGCTTACAGCTGCTCGAAGGCGCAGTGGGTGAAGCGTATGAAAATTACGAGCGAACCGTTGATACGCATATTTTCAATTTGCGCAAGAAGATTGAACTGCAAGCGGGCAAACCGCAATATATCCAAACTGTTTTCGGCATCGGCTACCGCTTTGGTGAGCAGACATGA
- a CDS encoding PhoH family protein, with protein MNKHYVLDTNVLLHSPESLYSFNEHTVIIPEVVIEELDRFKRESGERGANSREVSRILDELRGCGDLLSGLVINKQGGQLRLEANHTATAMPSHWEQEKSDNRILQICKGLQEEGKSTILVSQDTNMRVKASILSLVAEDFRRDKVADIARQYTGRALVYASGKDIDRFHRDDVNILLPEALTSYDETSGRLQPAALVTNQFLLLRSTENQQHTALGRFDGEKIVHLRYKTHTPFGVTPRSVGQIFLQECLMLSAQEAPLVIIKGPAGTAKTFYSLGVGLHKHMDVRPREYHHLLICRPNTMLDEGIGFLPGSEAEKIEPYMRSVKDNLFTLLSSSSCNDERDVAQAEDTVNMLFEKRIIQSEALAYQRGRSLQNYWVMFDEMQNSTPRQAKAVLTRPGLGTKMILLGDPAQIDNPLLDSQSNGLSYASEKMQGSKLCFQITLLPEECERSPLAAEAALRL; from the coding sequence ATGAACAAGCACTATGTCCTCGACACCAACGTATTGCTGCATTCGCCTGAATCATTGTATTCCTTTAACGAGCACACGGTGATCATCCCTGAAGTCGTCATTGAGGAATTGGATCGCTTTAAACGGGAAAGCGGCGAGCGCGGCGCCAACAGCCGCGAAGTCAGCCGCATCCTGGATGAACTGCGCGGCTGCGGCGACTTACTGTCCGGTCTGGTTATCAACAAGCAAGGCGGACAACTACGTTTAGAAGCCAATCACACCGCCACCGCAATGCCAAGTCACTGGGAACAGGAGAAAAGTGACAACCGAATTTTACAGATTTGCAAGGGATTGCAGGAAGAAGGCAAATCGACGATTCTGGTCAGCCAGGATACCAACATGCGCGTCAAAGCCTCGATCCTTTCCCTCGTAGCCGAAGACTTTCGCCGCGACAAAGTCGCCGACATTGCTCGTCAATACACGGGCCGCGCTTTGGTTTACGCATCCGGCAAAGATATTGACCGCTTTCACCGCGATGATGTCAACATCCTCTTGCCGGAAGCCTTAACAAGCTATGATGAAACATCGGGCCGCTTGCAGCCCGCCGCGCTTGTCACCAACCAATTTCTTTTGCTCCGTTCCACCGAAAACCAGCAGCATACCGCGCTCGGGCGTTTTGACGGCGAAAAAATTGTCCATCTGCGTTATAAGACCCACACGCCGTTCGGCGTCACGCCACGCAGCGTCGGTCAGATTTTTCTGCAGGAATGCCTGATGCTCAGCGCACAAGAAGCGCCGCTCGTCATCATCAAGGGCCCCGCCGGTACCGCGAAGACATTTTATTCGCTGGGAGTCGGCCTTCATAAACACATGGACGTGCGCCCGCGCGAATATCACCATTTACTGATTTGCCGTCCGAATACCATGCTCGATGAAGGCATCGGTTTTCTGCCCGGCAGTGAGGCTGAAAAAATCGAGCCCTATATGCGCTCGGTTAAAGACAATCTATTCACGTTGCTTTCCTCTTCCAGCTGCAACGACGAACGCGATGTCGCCCAAGCAGAAGACACGGTCAACATGTTGTTTGAAAAGCGCATCATTCAGAGCGAAGCGCTGGCCTACCAACGGGGACGCTCGCTGCAAAATTACTGGGTCATGTTTGATGAGATGCAAAATTCGACGCCGCGTCAGGCCAAAGCGGTTTTGACGCGACCAGGCCTGGGCACGAAGATGATCCTGTTGGGCGATCCGGCGCAAATTGACAATCCGTTACTGGACAGTCAATCGAACGGCCTGTCCTACGCCAGCGAAAAAATGCAGGGCTCGAAGCTCTGTTTTCAAATCACCTTGCTGCCTGAAGAATGCGAGCGTTCACCGCTTGCCGCCGAAGCGGCCTTGCGGCTATAA
- a CDS encoding ATP-binding protein, which yields MKRWSVLFVMLIIGLSGIFYTDYRYRQEDAQENQVALQEAAKLVEERLNKTISNRLNVVDALRGFLLAQESVPDQESFNRYAKISLENYPSIGALEYADERLIIRYVYPLEGNEAALNHALLSRAVNVPFVEKAMRERRMVVSDPFMTLQGFQGIVVRAPLYRETEFVGLAQEVFNIDLVVEQALAVMQEQYTIELLTTSGAVFWRSGETGSLSVERAIAVGDNVWLAKVDWRTAPQISYFILALIWSVGLLLLSGVMIIVNQSMMREKKLREAVLEKTRSLAVSEERYRAIFENSGTALMFIEEDRRISLINKEFEKLSGYRKAEIEGRVRWDIFVDDPFELARMAEYHQLRRKNDKQAPLSYEFILRDRAGVRKNMIVTVAVLPGTEQSLAAFVDISTRKAAEQALAEANERLETKVAQRTQELTVLNEDLQAMNQALLGTLDKLRQTQGQLVQAEKMAGLGMVVVGVAHELNTPIGLGVTLASHMEEIIGNLLKRLENGKMKRNELFEDLNDSAEAARMLLYNLQRAGQLVKSFKQVSLEEFAQDRRLFLVQECLDDALISLRERIAAARLHVVLECDRNLCLDGSPSAFLQMISNLILNSLVHGYAPGESGEIKIKAVQLIDRLLLTYTDDGRGIDEELMPRIFDPFVTACRGAGNMGLGLYVLHNIVVQEFGGTVEGYSEPGCGVKFVIDLPLRRDKEDPRI from the coding sequence ATGAAACGCTGGAGCGTGCTGTTTGTAATGCTCATTATTGGCTTAAGCGGAATTTTTTATACCGATTATCGCTACCGCCAGGAAGACGCGCAAGAAAACCAGGTTGCGCTGCAGGAAGCGGCGAAGTTGGTGGAAGAGAGGCTGAACAAGACGATCAGCAATCGACTGAATGTCGTCGATGCATTACGCGGTTTTCTGTTGGCGCAAGAATCGGTGCCGGATCAAGAAAGCTTCAACAGGTATGCTAAGATTTCCCTGGAGAATTACCCGTCCATCGGAGCGTTAGAGTATGCGGATGAGCGGTTGATTATCCGCTATGTGTATCCGCTGGAGGGAAATGAGGCGGCGCTTAATCATGCGTTACTGAGTCGCGCGGTGAATGTTCCCTTTGTCGAAAAAGCGATGCGTGAGCGACGAATGGTCGTGTCGGACCCATTTATGACGTTGCAGGGCTTTCAGGGAATCGTTGTGCGTGCGCCTTTGTATCGTGAAACTGAATTTGTCGGTTTGGCGCAGGAAGTGTTCAATATCGACCTTGTCGTCGAGCAGGCGCTGGCGGTTATGCAAGAGCAATACACGATTGAGTTATTGACAACGTCTGGAGCTGTGTTCTGGCGTAGTGGGGAAACCGGTTCGCTGTCTGTCGAGCGGGCGATTGCGGTAGGCGATAATGTCTGGTTAGCTAAAGTGGATTGGCGAACGGCGCCGCAAATTAGTTACTTTATTCTTGCCTTGATATGGAGTGTAGGTTTGTTATTGCTCAGTGGCGTGATGATTATTGTAAATCAAAGCATGATGCGTGAGAAAAAACTGCGTGAAGCCGTGCTGGAAAAGACGCGATCTCTTGCCGTTTCCGAAGAGCGCTACCGGGCGATCTTTGAAAATAGCGGAACGGCGTTGATGTTTATTGAAGAGGATCGGCGGATCAGTTTAATCAATAAGGAATTTGAAAAACTGAGCGGCTATAGGAAAGCGGAGATTGAAGGGCGGGTACGCTGGGATATTTTTGTCGATGATCCGTTTGAATTGGCGCGCATGGCGGAGTATCATCAACTGCGGCGCAAAAATGACAAACAGGCGCCGCTAAGCTATGAATTCATACTGCGCGATCGAGCTGGCGTGCGCAAAAATATGATCGTCACGGTGGCTGTTTTGCCGGGAACGGAGCAGAGTTTGGCGGCGTTCGTCGATATCAGCACGCGAAAAGCGGCGGAACAGGCGTTGGCGGAGGCGAATGAAAGGCTGGAAACGAAGGTTGCGCAACGCACGCAGGAGTTGACGGTGCTGAATGAAGACCTGCAAGCGATGAATCAAGCGTTACTGGGCACCTTGGATAAATTGCGGCAGACGCAAGGGCAACTGGTTCAGGCGGAAAAGATGGCCGGCTTGGGAATGGTTGTGGTTGGCGTGGCGCACGAACTAAACACGCCGATTGGGCTGGGCGTGACGTTGGCTTCCCATATGGAGGAAATCATCGGCAACCTTTTAAAGCGTTTAGAAAACGGAAAAATGAAGCGCAATGAACTGTTCGAGGATCTTAATGACAGCGCTGAAGCCGCGCGTATGCTGTTGTATAATTTGCAACGGGCAGGTCAACTGGTGAAAAGTTTTAAACAGGTTTCACTGGAGGAGTTTGCGCAGGATCGACGTCTCTTCTTGGTGCAGGAATGTCTCGACGACGCGTTGATCAGCCTGCGGGAGCGCATTGCCGCAGCAAGATTGCATGTCGTGCTGGAGTGCGACCGGAATCTATGCCTCGATGGCTCGCCGAGTGCATTCCTGCAAATGATCAGCAATCTGATTTTGAATAGTTTAGTTCACGGCTATGCTCCTGGCGAGTCAGGCGAAATCAAGATTAAAGCGGTTCAATTGATCGATAGGTTATTGCTGACGTATACCGATGACGGACGCGGCATCGACGAGGAATTAATGCCGCGGATTTTCGATCCGTTCGTGACGGCATGCCGTGGGGCCGGGAATATGGGATTGGGTTTGTATGTCTTACATAACATCGTGGTACAGGAATTTGGCGGTACGGTCGAGGGATATAGTGAACCGGGCTGCGGCGTGAAATTTGTAATCGACTTGCCGCTGCGACGCGACAAAGAAGACCCGCGAATTTGA
- the xylB gene encoding xylulokinase encodes MAFLGIDLGTTMLKLLLMDEEGKVLYTLTREYPIYYPRSGWAEQNPREWWEAAGAGIRELFMKAGLSPESVRAIGLSGQMHGLVLLDEHNKVLMPALLWCDQRTRAESDWINETVGFEHLKEWTGNKSFTGFTASKLLWVKAEQPEIYEKIRHILLPKDYIRLQLTGEYATDMSDASGTLLFDVAKREWSVDMLEKLGIDKAWLPRCYESTAVTGKLSLKAAAVTGLRAGTPVVGGAGDQECGAVANGAVVPGILSVALGNSGVVFACQDRYAADPELRLHSFCAANGKWHVMGVMLSAVSCIKWWSDNICRCKSIDEYEDLLGEAEVIAPGSGGVLFLPYLLGERTPHSDPHARGSFVGLDMTHHRGHMTRAIMEGVCFGLKDSLDIIRQLQIPVTAVRVSGGSGRSMLWRRILADVFSLPVDVTTVREGPAYGAAMLAAVGAQAFDDVTQACQALVGVVERVEPDKESGQNYLMMHELYKGLYPTLRENFAAKAKVFGG; translated from the coding sequence ATGGCATTTCTCGGGATTGATTTAGGTACAACGATGTTGAAGCTTTTGTTGATGGATGAAGAGGGCAAGGTGCTCTACACCTTGACGAGAGAATATCCGATTTACTATCCGCGTTCAGGTTGGGCGGAACAAAATCCGCGTGAATGGTGGGAGGCTGCTGGAGCGGGAATCCGCGAATTGTTTATGAAAGCCGGACTGTCGCCGGAAAGCGTGCGTGCAATCGGGCTTAGTGGACAGATGCATGGCTTGGTGTTGCTTGATGAACACAATAAGGTTCTGATGCCGGCGCTTTTATGGTGTGATCAGCGTACTCGGGCAGAAAGCGATTGGATTAATGAGACGGTTGGCTTTGAGCATTTAAAGGAATGGACCGGCAATAAATCCTTCACAGGCTTTACGGCATCAAAATTACTTTGGGTCAAAGCCGAGCAGCCGGAAATTTATGAAAAGATACGCCATATTTTGCTGCCGAAAGATTATATCCGTTTGCAATTGACTGGCGAATATGCCACCGATATGTCGGATGCGTCAGGAACATTGCTCTTTGATGTGGCAAAACGTGAATGGTCAGTGGATATGCTGGAAAAATTGGGCATCGATAAGGCGTGGCTGCCGCGCTGCTATGAATCAACGGCCGTGACGGGGAAGTTATCGCTTAAGGCGGCTGCCGTGACAGGTCTGCGTGCCGGAACGCCAGTGGTCGGAGGGGCTGGTGATCAGGAGTGCGGCGCGGTTGCTAACGGTGCTGTCGTACCGGGGATTCTTTCTGTGGCGCTCGGGAATTCCGGCGTTGTCTTTGCCTGCCAGGATCGTTATGCGGCGGATCCTGAACTGCGCTTGCATTCATTTTGCGCTGCCAATGGCAAGTGGCATGTGATGGGAGTAATGCTGTCGGCCGTATCCTGTATTAAATGGTGGAGTGATAATATCTGTCGCTGCAAGTCGATTGATGAGTATGAAGATTTATTGGGGGAGGCGGAAGTTATTGCGCCGGGCAGCGGAGGCGTGCTGTTTTTACCCTATCTGTTAGGCGAGCGTACACCGCACAGCGATCCGCATGCGAGAGGAAGTTTTGTCGGCCTCGATATGACGCATCATCGCGGCCATATGACGCGGGCCATCATGGAAGGCGTTTGTTTCGGCTTAAAGGATTCGCTTGATATCATCCGGCAACTGCAAATACCGGTAACGGCAGTCAGAGTCAGTGGCGGCAGTGGGCGAAGCATGCTGTGGCGGCGGATTTTGGCGGATGTGTTTTCTTTGCCGGTTGATGTGACGACGGTGCGGGAAGGGCCGGCCTATGGAGCGGCGATGTTGGCCGCTGTCGGAGCGCAGGCGTTTGACGATGTGACGCAAGCTTGTCAAGCGTTAGTCGGCGTGGTGGAGAGAGTAGAACCGGACAAGGAAAGCGGGCAAAATTATTTAATGATGCATGAATTGTACAAGGGACTGTACCCGACTTTGCGGGAAAATTTCGCGGCTAAGGCCAAAGTTTTTGGCGGATAA
- a CDS encoding acetate uptake transporter, whose protein sequence is MSMSTHDSQKVSISVADPSALGLLGLAMVTFVASSQKLGWTVGLSFVIPWAIFLGAFAQLIACLYDFKHNNIFGATAFGGYAFFWFGVASSWLIKLGAFGPALAAATDVRQLGFAFLGYLIFSLFMTIGAIETNKVLLSIFLLIDVLLAALAADAFGLSHSAHTIAAWTELAIALFSFYGSGAVVLNTHFGRTFLPTGKPLGIFK, encoded by the coding sequence ATGAGTATGAGTACCCATGACAGCCAAAAAGTAAGCATTTCCGTTGCCGATCCTTCCGCCTTAGGCTTGCTCGGCCTAGCGATGGTAACCTTCGTGGCATCCTCGCAAAAATTGGGCTGGACGGTAGGGCTGTCCTTCGTGATTCCCTGGGCCATTTTTCTCGGCGCATTCGCACAACTGATCGCCTGCCTCTATGACTTCAAACACAACAATATTTTCGGCGCCACCGCTTTTGGCGGCTATGCCTTCTTCTGGTTCGGCGTCGCGTCATCCTGGCTGATCAAACTCGGCGCTTTTGGTCCGGCTCTCGCCGCGGCCACCGATGTCCGTCAGCTCGGCTTCGCTTTTTTAGGCTATCTTATTTTTTCTTTATTCATGACGATCGGCGCCATTGAAACTAATAAGGTTTTGCTCAGCATCTTCCTCCTCATTGATGTCCTGCTGGCAGCCTTAGCCGCTGACGCTTTCGGACTTTCGCATTCGGCGCACACCATTGCAGCCTGGACGGAACTGGCGATCGCCCTTTTCTCTTTCTATGGTTCCGGCGCCGTCGTGCTGAACACGCATTTCGGCCGTACATTTTTGCCGACCGGCAAACCGCTCGGCATCTTCAAATAA
- the mmdA gene encoding methylmalonyl-CoA decarboxylase subunit alpha: MATVAECIEELKNKQEQLKQGGGAKRVEKQHASGKLTARERIELLLDRDSFIEVDQFVKHRCVNFGMEKLDTPGEGVVTGYGTVDGRLVFVFAQDFTVVGGSLGEMHAAKIVKVQKMALKMGAPIIGINDSGGARIQEGVDALAGYGEIFFNNTMASGVIPQISVIMGPCAGGAVYSPAITDFIFMVQKTSQMFITGPQVIKTVTGEEVGAEKLGGAMTHNSVSGVAHFIANDDEHCLEQIRYLLSFLPSNNLEAAPEYALEEGSRELIPALNTVIHDDPSIPYDMKEIIRLIVDRGEFFEVQPYFAPNIITCFARMEGKTIGIVASQPKVMAGCLDIDTSDKCARFIRFCDCFNIPLVNLVDVPGFLPGMNQEYGGIIRHGAKVLYAYSEATVPKITLITRKSYGGAYIGMCSRHLGADMVFAWPMAEIAVMGPAGAANIIFRGDPDVAQKSQEYVDEFATPYKAAERGYVDQVIEPQETRKRILQALDMLKTKREQRPQKKHGNIPL; encoded by the coding sequence ATGGCAACAGTGGCAGAATGCATTGAAGAGCTGAAAAACAAACAGGAACAGCTTAAACAGGGCGGCGGCGCGAAACGGGTGGAGAAACAGCATGCCAGCGGTAAACTGACTGCGCGCGAGCGTATCGAGCTTTTGTTGGACCGCGACAGTTTCATAGAAGTGGATCAATTTGTCAAACATCGCTGCGTGAATTTCGGCATGGAAAAGCTCGATACGCCGGGAGAAGGCGTCGTAACCGGCTACGGCACGGTCGACGGACGGCTGGTCTTCGTATTTGCACAGGATTTTACGGTAGTCGGCGGTTCGCTTGGCGAAATGCATGCGGCTAAGATCGTCAAGGTGCAGAAGATGGCGCTCAAGATGGGCGCACCCATCATCGGCATCAACGATTCGGGCGGTGCGCGCATTCAAGAAGGCGTCGATGCGTTGGCCGGTTACGGCGAAATATTCTTTAATAACACGATGGCATCGGGCGTGATTCCGCAAATTTCGGTGATCATGGGACCTTGTGCTGGGGGAGCGGTTTATTCGCCGGCGATTACCGATTTTATCTTTATGGTGCAAAAGACGAGCCAGATGTTTATTACCGGTCCGCAGGTGATCAAGACGGTGACCGGCGAAGAAGTCGGCGCGGAAAAATTAGGCGGCGCCATGACGCATAACTCGGTTTCCGGCGTGGCTCACTTCATCGCGAATGATGATGAACATTGTCTGGAGCAAATCCGTTACCTGCTGAGCTTTTTGCCGAGCAACAATTTGGAAGCGGCGCCGGAATATGCGCTGGAAGAAGGTTCGCGTGAATTGATCCCGGCTCTCAATACGGTCATCCATGATGATCCGTCCATTCCCTATGACATGAAAGAGATCATCCGCCTGATCGTAGATCGTGGTGAATTCTTCGAGGTGCAGCCTTATTTTGCGCCCAATATCATAACCTGCTTTGCCCGGATGGAAGGCAAGACGATTGGTATTGTTGCCAGCCAGCCAAAAGTAATGGCCGGTTGTCTCGATATTGACACCTCCGACAAATGCGCCCGTTTCATCCGCTTTTGCGATTGCTTTAACATTCCACTGGTGAATTTGGTCGATGTGCCGGGCTTTTTGCCGGGCATGAATCAGGAATACGGCGGCATCATCCGCCATGGCGCAAAGGTACTCTATGCTTATTCGGAAGCCACCGTGCCGAAAATTACTCTGATCACGCGAAAATCATACGGCGGCGCATATATCGGCATGTGCTCGCGCCATCTTGGCGCGGACATGGTCTTCGCCTGGCCGATGGCGGAAATCGCGGTCATGGGACCGGCCGGTGCGGCGAACATCATCTTCCGCGGTGATCCGGATGTGGCGCAAAAATCACAGGAGTATGTCGATGAGTTTGCTACGCCGTATAAAGCAGCTGAACGCGGCTACGTCGATCAGGTGATCGAACCGCAGGAAACCCGAAAGCGCATTCTGCAGGCGCTTGACATGCTGAAGACAAAACGCGAACAGCGTCCGCAAAAAAAACACGGTAATATCCCTTTATAA